A single window of Nilaparvata lugens isolate BPH unplaced genomic scaffold, ASM1435652v1 scaffold8026, whole genome shotgun sequence DNA harbors:
- the LOC111054966 gene encoding piggyBac transposable element-derived protein 4-like, with protein METSRGKRKRSAPKDQEAVNPTELEDILIDILDKDIDKEDIDDSDHDPDYLEGSDHATDTNQSDSENNDLTANTSTSSASNGNLVGGDIPTDDGNNLQRGRNLFYFGRRTKEMIKKNVSGFKWKKEFPNQAVRTRRENIVTQLPGLKAHASNLGDNPEVIDVWKLLFTQDIIDEILLWTNKKIASIRPRYKNPTSFIHDADYIELYGFIGLLIYSAVFKSGNESVDSIFATDGTGRELFRCTMSKERFLFLLHALRFDNPDDRDDRKKDVKEASISNIFYKFIENSQLCYTVGTSCCVDEMLVPFRSRCSFKMYLPNKPAKYGLKIQCLTDAKTNYLYSAYLYTGKGSDGRGLTDQDQKLLKPTQAVIRLTESIEGTNRNITADNWYSSIELVEELRRRGMTYVGTLKKNKTEIPVSFQPNRCREENEALYGYTENMTLLSYVPKKSKAVILVSSMHHGPGTDETINKPEIIAEYNRTKGGVDTVDQMCSNYSTQRRSRRWPMAIFFALLNISAGVNAFVLYKAYKNTPDMNRLEFMKVLAKSLVSPLLQKRLDRGHHVTEEMKLAIKRILQIQDPLPVPDNKKSFSKIN; from the coding sequence ATGGAAACTTCTCGTGGGAAACGAAAGAGGAGCGCTCCCAAAGACCAGGAAGCTGTGAACCCTACCGAATTAGAAGACATTTTGATTGACATTTTAGACAAGGACATAGACAAGGAGGACATTGATGACAGTGACCATGACCCTGACTACTTGGAGGGAAGTGATCATGCTACAGACACAAATCAAAGTGACTCAGAAAATAATGACCTGACAGCCAATACCAGTACTTCTTCAGCTTCTAATGGAAATTTAGTGGGGGGTGACATTCCAACTGACGATGGCAACAACTTGCAGCGAGGAAGAAATCTCTTCTATTTTGGGCGTAGAACGAAAgaaatgattaaaaaaaatgtctCAGGATTCAAATGGAAGAAAGAATTCCCCAATCAAGCTGTTCGAACTAGGCGAGAGAATATTGTCACACAATTACCAGGTTTGAAGGCCCATGCTTCAAATCTGGGAGACAACCCTGAAGTTATAGATGTATGGAAACTACTTTTCACACAGGATATTATTGATGAGATATTGTTATGGaccaataaaaaaattgcatCAATAAGACCACGCTACAAAAATCcaacttcattcattcatgatgCTGATTATATAGAATTGTATGGATTTATTGGACTACTTATCTACAGTGCAGTATTCAAGAGTGGAAATGAATCAGTTGATAGTATATTTGCAACTGATGGAACCGGCCGGGAACTTTTTCGTTGTACCATGTCGAAAGAAAGGTTCCTATTTCTTTTGCATGCACTCAGATTCGACAACCCAGATGACCGAGATGATAGAAAGAAAGATGTGAAAGAAGCTTcaatttctaatattttttataaattcattgagAACAGCCAGCTATGCTACACAGTGGGGACATCCTGTTGTGTTGATGAAATGCTGGTCCCCTTCAGAAGTAGGTGCTCCTTCAAAATGTACCTACCAAACAAACCGGCAAAATATGGGCTGAAAATTCAATGCCTCACAGATGCGAAAACGAATTACCTCTACAGTGCCTATTTATATACTGGTAAAGGGAGTGATGGTAGAGGCCTAACAGATCAAGATCAAAAACTACTGAAACCTACTCAAGCTGTAATACGATTAACTGAATCAATAGAAGGAACCAACAGAAATATAACCGCTGACAATTGGTATAGCTCAATAGAGCTTGTTGAAGAGTTACGTAGGAGAGGAATGACGTATGTAggaacattaaaaaaaaataaaaccgAAATACCAGTGTCTTTCCAACCCAACAGATGCAGAGAGGAGAACGAGGCATTGTACGGTTATACAGAAAATATGACTCTACTATCCTATGTACCAAAAAAGTCGAAGGCTGTCATTTTGGTGTCTTCAATGCATCATGGCCCCGGCACAGACGAGACCATCAACAAACCAGAGATTATTGCAGAGTACAACAGAACAAAGGGAGGTGTTGACACGGTTGATCAGATGTGCTCTAATTACTCAACACAAAGGCGGTCACGAAGGTGGCCAATGGCCATTTTTTTTGCACTGTTGAATATATCAGCTGGGGTCAATGCATTCGTCCTCTACAAAGCCTACAAAAATACTCCTGACATGAACAGATTGGAGTTCATGAAGGTTCTGGCCAAATCACTTGTTTCTCCATTACTACAAAAAAGACTGGATAGAGGACATCATGTAACAGAAGAGATGAAGCTCGCCATCAAACGTATACTTCAAATCCAGGATCCACTACCGGTACCAGACAACAAGAAGAGTTTTTCAAAGATAAATTAA